In one window of Camelina sativa cultivar DH55 chromosome 15, Cs, whole genome shotgun sequence DNA:
- the LOC104746811 gene encoding myb-related protein Myb4-like isoform X2, producing the protein MGRAPCCEKMGLKRGPWTPEEDQILISFIIKRGHSNWRALPKQAGLLRCGKSCRLRWMNYLKPDIKRGNFTKEEEDAIISLHQILGNRWSAIAAKLPGRTDNEIKNVWHTHLKKRLEDYQPAKPKTTGNKKKVTKPKSESVISNSNSTRSESELGNSSNPSGESLFSASPSTSEVSSMTLMSHEGHSNETKMDHQKAGDIISTIDQDCVSFENFGADIDESFWNETLYSQDDLEVAGLDETTHQQFQHLGSVDDGMIFDSEMDFWFDVLARTGGEQDLLAGL; encoded by the exons atgGGAAGAGCTCCATGCTGCGAGAAGATGGGGTTGAAGAGAGGTCCATGGACGCCTGAAGAAGATCAAATCTTGATCTCTTTTATCATCAAACGTGGCCATAGTAACTGGCGAGCCCTCCCTaagcaagctg GTCTTTTGAGATGTGGCAAAAGCTGTCGACTTAGATGGATGAACTATCTAAAGCCTGATATTAAACGAGGCAATTTCACAAAAGAAGAGGAGGATGCTATCATCAGCTTACACCAAATCCTTGGCAATAG GTGGTCAGCTATTGCGGCAAAACTACCAGGAAGAACAGATAACGAGATCAAGAACGTATGGCACACTCACTTGAAGAAGAGACTCGAAGATTATCAACCTGCTAAACCTAAGACAACTGGCAACAAAAAGAAGGTTACTAAACCAAAATCCGAATCCGTAATATCGAACTCGAACAGTACTAGAAGCGAATCCGAGCTAGGAAACTCATCAAACCCTTCCGGAGAAAGCTTGTTTTCGGCATCACCTTCCACTAGTGAGGTTTCTTCGATGACACTCATGAGCCACGAAGGACATAGCAACGAGACTAAGATGGATCATCAAAAAGCGGGAGACATCATAAGTACTATCGATCAAGATTGTGTTTCTTTCGAAAATTTCGGTGCGGACATCGATGAGAGCTTCTGGAACGAGACACTTTACAGCCAAGATGATCTTGAAGTTGCTGGTTTAGATGAGACGACACACCAACAGTTTCAGCACCTAGGCTCCGTTGATGATGGAATGATTTTCGATAGTGAGATGGACTTCTGGTTCGATGTATTGGCGAGAACTGGTGGGGAACAAGATCTCTTAGCCGGGCTCTAA
- the LOC104746811 gene encoding myb-related protein Myb4-like isoform X1 codes for MGRAPCCEKMGLKRGPWTPEEDQILISFIIKRGHSNWRALPKQAGLLRCGKSCRLRWMNYLKPDIKRGNFTKEEEDAIISLHQILGNRWSAIAAKLPGRTDNEIKNVWHTHLKKRLEDYQPAKPKTTGNKKKVTKPKSESVISNSNSTRSESELGNSSNPSGESLFSASPSTSEVSSMTLMSHEGHSNETKMDHQKAGDIISTIDQDCVSFENFGADIDESFWNETLYSQDDLEVAGLDETTHQQFQHLGSVDDGMIFDSEMDFWFDVLARTGGEQDLLAGL; via the exons atgGGAAGAGCTCCATGCTGCGAGAAGATGGGGTTGAAGAGAGGTCCATGGACGCCTGAAGAAGATCAAATCTTGATCTCTTTTATCATCAAACGTGGCCATAGTAACTGGCGAGCCCTCCCTaagcaagctg GTCTTTTGAGATGTGGCAAAAGCTGTAGACTAAGATGGATGAACTATCTAAAGCCTGATATTAAACGAGGCAATTTCACAAAAGAAGAGGAGGATGCTATCATCAGCTTACACCAAATCCTTGGCAATAG GTGGTCAGCTATTGCGGCAAAACTACCAGGAAGAACAGATAACGAGATCAAGAACGTATGGCACACTCACTTGAAGAAGAGACTCGAAGATTATCAACCTGCTAAACCTAAGACAACTGGCAACAAAAAGAAGGTTACTAAACCAAAATCCGAATCCGTAATATCGAACTCGAACAGTACTAGAAGCGAATCCGAGCTAGGAAACTCATCAAACCCTTCCGGAGAAAGCTTGTTTTCGGCATCACCTTCCACTAGTGAGGTTTCTTCGATGACACTCATGAGCCACGAAGGACATAGCAACGAGACTAAGATGGATCATCAAAAAGCGGGAGACATCATAAGTACTATCGATCAAGATTGTGTTTCTTTCGAAAATTTCGGTGCGGACATCGATGAGAGCTTCTGGAACGAGACACTTTACAGCCAAGATGATCTTGAAGTTGCTGGTTTAGATGAGACGACACACCAACAGTTTCAGCACCTAGGCTCCGTTGATGATGGAATGATTTTCGATAGTGAGATGGACTTCTGGTTCGATGTATTGGCGAGAACTGGTGGGGAACAAGATCTCTTAGCCGGGCTCTAA
- the LOC104746812 gene encoding pre-mRNA-splicing factor SLU7-like, translated as MATASVGFKSREEHRKKQELEEARKAGLAPAEIDEEGKVINPHIPQYMSSAPWYLNAEKPSLKHQRNWKSDPNYTKSWYDRGVRTFKADKYRKGACENCGAMTHSTKLCIERPRKIGAKWTNKHISPDEKIESFKLDYDGKRDRWNGYDMNQYARVIERYEARDEARRKFLKEQQLKKLEEKSKKQRVDEDCSDVDDEEEDALKLDEAKVDESKQMDFAKVEKRVRTTGGGSTGTVRNLRIREDTAKYLLNLDVNSAYYDPKTRSMREDPLPNADPYEKFYSGDNQYRMTGQALDFKKLNVHAWESFEKGQAEISMQAAPSQAELLFKNYKAAKEKLKKQMKETILEKYGNAASEEEIPRELLLGQSEREVEYDRCGRVIKGMESSVPKSKYEEDVYINNHTSVWGSWWKDHQWGYKCCQQTIKNSYCTGVAGIEAAKETADLMKTNIERKTNSYETSGTVTEKRLATWGSETQEGLVLDQNKLAEALKKEDERKREEKDERKRKYNVQWNDQVTPEEMEAYRMKRMHQDDPMKNLLH; from the exons ATGGCTACTGCATCag TTGGGTTTAAGTCAAGAGAAGAGCATCGAAAGAAGCAAGAATTGGAGGAAGCGCGTAAAGCTGGGCTTGCTCCAGCTGAGATTGATGAGGAAGGTAAAGTGATTAACCCTCACATACCTCAGTACATGTCATCTGCTCCGTGGTATCTTAATGCTGAGAAACCT agcTTGAAACATCAGAGGAATTGGAAATCTGATCCTAACTATACGAAGTCGTGGTATGATAGAGGAGTGAGAACGTTCAAGGCAGACAAGTATAGGAAAGGAGCTTGTGAAAA CTGTGGGGCTATGACACATAGCACAAAATTGTGTATTGAGAGGCCAAGGAAGATAGGAGCAAAGTGGACTAATAAGCATATATCCCCTGATGAAAAGATTGAGTCTTTTAAACTTGATTATGATGGGAAAAGGGATAGATGGAACGGTTACGATATGAATCAATATGCTCGAGTAATTGAGAGGTATGAGGCTAGGGATGAAGCGAGAAGGAAGTTCTTGAAAGAGCAGCAACTGAAAAAGTTGGAAGAGAAGAGTAAAAAGCAGCGTGTGGATGAAGATTGTagtgatgttgatgatgaagaagaagatgctctGAAACTTGATGAAGCCAAAGTTGATGAGAGCAAGCAAATGGACTTTGCTAAAGTAGAGAAACGTGTCAGAACAACAGGTGGTGGCAGCACAGGAACTGTTAG GAATTTGCGTATACGTGAAGACACTGCAAAATATCTTCTGAATCTTGATGTCAATTCTGCTTATTACGATCCCAAAACCCGGTCTATGCGTGAAGATCCTCTTCCAAATGCCGATCCATATGAAAAGTTCTATTCA GGAGACAATCAATACAGAATGACTGGTCAAGCCCTAGACTTCAAGAAGCTCAATGTTCACGCGTGGGAATCATTTGAGAAAGGCCAAGCGGAGATCAGCATGCAAGCTGCTCCTTCTCAAGCTGAGCTGTTATTCAAGAATTATAAAGCAGCAAAGGAAAAACTGAAGAAACAGATGAAAGAAACCATTTTGGAGAAATATGGAAATGCTGCATCTGAGGAAGAAATCCCAAGGGAGCTTTTACTAGGACAAAGCGAGAGAGAAGTCGAATATGACCGTTGTGGAAGAGTTATCAAAGGAATG GAATCATCGGTACCTAAAAGCAAATATGAGGAAGATGTTTATATAAACAACCACACAAGTGTATGGGGTTCGTGGTGGAAAGATCACCAATGGGGATACAAATGTTGTcagcaaacgatcaagaacagCTATTGTACTGGAGTTGCAGGAATCGAGGCGGCTAAGGAAACTGCAGATCTGATGAAAACCAATAtcgaaagaaaaacaaattcttaTG AGACGTCCGGTACAGTAACAGAGAAAAGACTCGCGACTTGGGGAAGTGAAACGCAAGAAGGTCTGGTTCTTGACCAGAACAAACTCGCGGAAGCTCTAAAGAAG GAggatgagagaaagagagaggagaaagatgaaagaaaacGCAAATACAACGTCCAATGGAATGATCAG GTTACACCTGAAGAGATGGAAGCATATAGAATGAAAAGAATGCATCAGGATGATCCCATGAAGAATCTTTTGCACTAA
- the LOC104746813 gene encoding uncharacterized protein LOC104746813 isoform X2: protein MVERFFPTKLSNGDVNRRRDNLTLLSGPVSSGKTSLLFQLALNVASASTDSRVVFICHRKKIESNPPFLSQGIDPSSDVFNRIQMKYVDNDEEIRKYFAAFHLHHVVDSPSAVIIDDFGDYFTQLNSVTSSRARDMAMVRTLALCHNAIVDAKKAFCELVLSETNHGDSPRSLFIYKRWITKIFTIKGHGHGDGSFLLTSNGESEKSAKYSIALQYLILEQMIV from the exons ATGGTGGAGAGATTTTTTCCGACGAAGCTGAGCAACGGCGACGTGAATCGCCGGCGGGATAATCTTACTCTCCTCTCCGGTCCAGTTTCCTC AGGCAAAACCTCTCTGCTTTTTCAGTTAGCTCTCAATGTCGCGAGTGCTTCTACAGACTCTCGCGTCGTCTTCATCTGTCACCGGAAAAAAATCGAATCCAATCCTCCGTTTCTCTCTCAG GGAATCGATCCTTCTTCTGATGTATTCAATCGAATCCAGATGAA ATATGTGGATAATGATGAAGAAATCAGGAAGTACTTTGCTGCGTTTCATCTTCATCATGTTGTTGATTCACCATCTGCTGTTATAATCGATGATTTTGGTGATTACTTTACCCAATT GAACTCGGTAACGAGTTCTCGGGCTAGAGACATGGCGATGGTTCGGACTCTTGCTCTATGCCACAATGCTATAGTTGATGCTAA gaAAGCCTTTTGTGAGCTTGTTTTATCTGAGACTAACCATGGAGATTCCCCGAGGTCGTTGTTCATATACAAACGATGGATCACGAAGATCTTTACGATAAAAG GTCATGGTCATGGTGATGGTTCGTTTCTCTTGACAAGTAATGGTGAATCCGAGAAAAGTGCCAAGTATTCGATCGCGCTGCAATATCTCATCTTGGAGCAGATGATTGTATGA
- the LOC104746813 gene encoding uncharacterized protein LOC104746813 isoform X1 — protein MVERFFPTKLSNGDVNRRRDNLTLLSGPVSSGKTSLLFQLALNVASASTDSRVVFICHRKKIESNPPFLSQGIDPSSDVFNRIQMKYVDNDEEIRKYFAAFHLHHVVDSPSAVIIDDFGDYFTQLNSVTSSRARDMAMVRTLALCHNAIVDANRKAFCELVLSETNHGDSPRSLFIYKRWITKIFTIKGHGHGDGSFLLTSNGESEKSAKYSIALQYLILEQMIV, from the exons ATGGTGGAGAGATTTTTTCCGACGAAGCTGAGCAACGGCGACGTGAATCGCCGGCGGGATAATCTTACTCTCCTCTCCGGTCCAGTTTCCTC AGGCAAAACCTCTCTGCTTTTTCAGTTAGCTCTCAATGTCGCGAGTGCTTCTACAGACTCTCGCGTCGTCTTCATCTGTCACCGGAAAAAAATCGAATCCAATCCTCCGTTTCTCTCTCAG GGAATCGATCCTTCTTCTGATGTATTCAATCGAATCCAGATGAA ATATGTGGATAATGATGAAGAAATCAGGAAGTACTTTGCTGCGTTTCATCTTCATCATGTTGTTGATTCACCATCTGCTGTTATAATCGATGATTTTGGTGATTACTTTACCCAATT GAACTCGGTAACGAGTTCTCGGGCTAGAGACATGGCGATGGTTCGGACTCTTGCTCTATGCCACAATGCTATAGTTGATGCTAA taggaAAGCCTTTTGTGAGCTTGTTTTATCTGAGACTAACCATGGAGATTCCCCGAGGTCGTTGTTCATATACAAACGATGGATCACGAAGATCTTTACGATAAAAG GTCATGGTCATGGTGATGGTTCGTTTCTCTTGACAAGTAATGGTGAATCCGAGAAAAGTGCCAAGTATTCGATCGCGCTGCAATATCTCATCTTGGAGCAGATGATTGTATGA
- the LOC104748470 gene encoding putative F-box protein At3g23260, with the protein MEWGTLPVDLQEEILSRVPAKSLARLRSTSKRWDALLKSGSFAKIHSANAPKESMVTMLTGDKVYLARFNLHGINNNVAPSLKLTSQLYLKDPHICNVFHCDGLLLLSTFKENRLEIWNPCSGETKFIKPRNNFFKESDSYALGYDNRSSCKKYKVLRVDRQDPVGGIYNYEYEIYDFTNDSWRVLGVTTEWGLEPNDRGVSLKGNNYWAPISKGPWGYHKFLLCFDFSTEEVQSMSLPQPFPYLVAALSVVREEQLCLLGYLDYDAELEELHVWVTTSIGSVMSWSKFFTVKPNWSWDLFADGMMSFLADEQNKVLVCCNNGIDKNFLYIVGETNQIQDVDDHCCVTTSRSYCSVLMNYVPSLAQI; encoded by the coding sequence ATGGAGTGGGGAACTCTTCCGGTGGATTTGCAAGAAGAGATACTCTCTAGGGTTCCGGCTAAATCTCTGGCACGATTGCGTTCAACGTCAAAACGATGGGATGCTCTATTGAAATCTGGGAGCTTTGCTAAGATTCACTCTGCTAATGCACCAAAGGAGTCTATGGTTACCATGTTGACCGGTGATAAGGTTTACTTAGCGAGGTTCAATCTCCATGGAATTAACAACAACGTTGCTCCATCTCTTAAGTTAACATCTCAACTATACCTTAAAGATCCACACATCTGTAACGTCTTTCACTGTGATGGCTTATTATTGCTATCCACCTTTAAGGAGAATAGACTAGAGATTTGGAATCCGTGTTCAGGAGAAACCAAGTTTATTAAACCTAgaaacaacttcttcaaggaATCAGACTCGTATGCTCTTGGTTACGACAACAGATCTTCCTGCAAGAAATACAAAGTCTTGAGAGTGGATCGTCAAGACCCTGTTGGTGGTATCTACAATTACGAGTACGAAATCTATGACTTCACCAATGATTCTTGGAGGGTTCTTGGTGTGACTACTGAATGGGGTTTAGAGCCAAATGATCGCGGCGTGTCTTTGAAAGGAAATAATTATTGGGCTCCTATAAGTAAGGGGCCGTGGGGATATCATAAATTCTtactatgttttgatttttcaacaGAGGAAGTTCAAAGTATGTCTCTTCCTCAGCCGTTCCCCTACTTGGTTGCAGCTTTATCAGTGGTTAGAGAAGAGCAGCTCTGTCTGTTAGGTTATCTTGATTATGACGCTGAGCTAGAAGAATTACATGTATGGGTGACAACTAGTATCGGTTCAGTCATGTCATGGAGCAAGTTCTTTACAGTGAAACCCAATTGGAGTTGGGATCTGTTTGCTGACGGGATGATGAGTTTCTTGGCCGATGAGCAAAACAAAGTTTTAGTCTGTTGCAATAACGGGATCGACAAAAATTTCTTATACATTGTGGGAGAAACTAATCAGATACAAGATGTGGATGATCATTGTTGCGTAACTACGTCAAGATCATATTGCTCGGTTCTTATgaattatgttccaagtttagcCCAAATCTAA
- the LOC104748471 gene encoding uncharacterized protein LOC104748471 has protein sequence MESSSSHMTCLLKIESPMRGWKKSLENLLKTINDVSFMIDKRSKTVYVTGKIDPQIILEKITKSGKNAVIIWSNSGTNKQPENRKDLLMEQYTSGYMNAPNGFSNYPPPNYWMNQPPPYMNAHPLPYVQQFHPHPPAPAPYKFHQSEPVAKSFPPTPPPPKNFVMGDLQQGCKIM, from the exons ATGGAATCATCTTCCAGTCACATG ACATGTCTCTTGAAGATAGAATCTCCTATGCGGGGATGGAAGAAATCCTTGGAAAACTTACTCAAGACTATTAATG ATGTGAGTTTTATGATTGACAAGCGAAGCAAAACGGTATATGTAACTGGGAAAATCGATCCACAGATAATACTTGAAAAGATTACAAAATCAGGCAAAAATGCTGTTATAATTTGGAGCAACAGTGGAACGAATAAGCAGCCAGAAAATCGAAAAGACCTTTTGATGGAACAATATACGTCCGGTTACATGAATGCTCCTAACGGTTTCTCAAATTATCCTCCACCTAATTATTGGATGAATCAACCGCCACCATACATGAATGCTCATCCATTACCATATGTACAACAGTTCCATCCGCATCCACCAGCACCGGCACCATACAAGTTCCACCAGAGTGAGCCGGTGGCTAAGAGTTTTCCGCCTACACCACCACCGCCGAAGAACTTTGTTATGGGAGATTTGCAACAAGGATGCAAGATCATGTAA
- the LOC109129102 gene encoding putative F-box protein At3g23260, whose product MKQIRCLNPNHRGVSVNGNTYWVTNKRSEGYHKYLLCYMSLPQPFTYVVAALSVIREEQLCLVGYLDYDAELEELHVWGTTSIGEVMSWSKFFTVKTNWSCKQLLFADGMMSFLADEQEKVLVCCNNGNRYKFIYTVAVGETNHIQYVDNRVCVTMSRSYCSILLNYVPSLAQI is encoded by the coding sequence ATGAAGCAAATCAGGTGTTTAAACCCAAATCATCGTGGCGTGTCTGTGAACGGAAATACTTACTGGGTTACGAATAAGAGGTCGGAGGGATATCATAAATACTTATTGTGTTATATGTCTCTTCCTCAGCCGTTCACCTACGTGGTTGCTGCTTTATCAGTGATCAGAGAAGAGCAGCTCTGTCTGGTAGGTTATCTTGATTATGACGCTGAGTTAGAAGAATTACATGTATGGGGGACAACTAGTATCGGTGAAGTCATGTCATGGAGCAAGTTCTTTACAGTGAAAACCAACTGGAGTTGTAAGCAGTTACTGTTTGCTGACGGGATGATGAGTTTCTTGGCCGATGAGCAAGAAAAAGTTTTAGTGTGTTGCAATAACGGGAATCGTTACAAATTCATATACACTGTGGCTGTGGGAGAAACTAATCACATACAATATGTGGATAATCGTGTTTGCGTGACTATGTCAAGGTCTTATTGCTCAATTCTTTTgaattatgttccaagtttagcCCAAATCTAA
- the LOC104748472 gene encoding expansin-like A3 has protein sequence MADHVLQARILTGTRVGKIVLIPRMLISPSDTRLPFKMRRRQFPVCKNPKLCTSKGTIVMVTDLNTGSQTDLVLSSRAFRAMAKPSAGADKYLLKQGIVDVEYQRVPCNYGKRNLQVRVEEASKKPNYLAIKLLYQGGQTEVVGIDIAQEGSSQWSYMTRSHGAVWATDKVPTGALQFRFTVTGGYDGKTVWAKRVLPASWKAGMIYDAGVQITDIAQEGCDTCSHIWH, from the exons ATGGCGGACCATGTTTTGCAAGCTCGGATTTTAACTGGTACGCGAGTTGGTAAGATAGTTCTCATCCCTAGGATGTTGATATCACCATCAGATACTAGGTTGCCTTTCAAAATGCGCCGAAGACAGTTCCCAGT ATGCAAGAACCCCAAGTTGTGTACCAGTAAAGGAACCATTGTGATGGTCACAGACTTGAACACGGGCAGCCAAACCGATCTTGTCCTTAGTAGTAGAGCTTTTAGGGCTATGGCTAAGCCTAGTGCTGGTGCTGACAAGTATCTTCTCAAACAAGGCATCGTCGACGTTGAATACCAAAG AGTTCCTTGTAATTACGGTAAAAGGAATTTGCAAGTGAGAGTGGAAGAAGCAAGCAAAAAGCCAAATTACTTGGCGATAAAGCTTTTGTACCAAGGAGGCCAAACCGAAGTGGTAGGTATCGACATTGCTCAAGAGGGTTCGTCACAGTGGAGTTACATGACTAGAAGCCACGGAGCGGTGTGGGCTACTGACAAAGTACCAACCGGAGCTCTACAGTTTAGGTTCACGGTGACAGGGGGGTACGATGGCAAAACGGTTTGGGCAAAGAGGGTTCTTCCGGCCTCATGGAAAGCGGGGATGATCTACGACGCCGGGGTTCAGATCACCGACATTGCTCAAGAAGGTTGTGATACATGCAGTCACATATGGCACTGA
- the LOC109129103 gene encoding uncharacterized protein LOC109129103 gives MESFTISNMQITDPTLIPDQIKAVCGKTFQFLICIGGDNLSGANDSYKVANVWEDNKFMEISNEASENTIDRISLTSEQEMDQISLKSLTLKQRFCKVCVSSTYPSEDNNTISKFRDLDNTSDQEENSELEDFESDDSEAEYEQQVFDCSSQEDEPHDPSDAIESDSDSEPITQTIEDKHKEAKCHRDGYPIYRRRDDGRFIEKNGFKCDNTYVVPYNRKLSLKYRAHINVEWCNQTGSVKYLFKYVHKGQDRVTVSVEAGQEEDETEYTSDGVNINSSKKKDDVQDFFDCRYVSACEAFWRTNQYPIHYRATPVVKLTFHEEGKQPVFYKDGDKPTTVLNRPTLDHTMFTAWFELCLRDEEARKLTYEQIPNKYIYDKKEKEFRPRGRTGFSIGRINYVPHNLEDSYHLRILINSKKGPTSFNDIKTVKGVLYKTYKEACFALGLLDDDKEYIEGIKEANFWCSSKFCRRLFVIMLISESLTSPKTVWEETWKILSEDIERKEKQRRQRPDTEKKKLLLRELQKLMKRNGCSLQKYKLMPHISLEDVTLPNQLILDELNYNREDLAKKHDGWKKMLTEEQKKIYDEIMEAVINDKGGVFFLYGFGGTGKTFLWKVLSAAIRSNGHIVLNSASSGIASLLLEGGRTAHSRFALPLNPNETSTCNMSRSSELGALVKEAKLIIWDEAPMMSKYCFETLDRSLKDIMRSKEDKLFGGKVVLFGGDFRQILPVIVGAGREAIVNASLNSSYLWNQCKVLRLTKNMRLLQDIGKQEASEIEEFSKWILAVGEGKINEPNDGVCEIDIPQELLIPEGSSPLESIIEAVYGKNFATQKDPKFFQERAILCPTNEDVNSINDVMLSSLNG, from the exons atggaATCATTCACAATATCGAATATGCAGATTACGGATCCTACTTTGATCCCTGATCAGATTAAGGCTGTGTGTGGGAAGACCTTTCAATTTCTGATATGTATTGGTGGGGACAATCTTTCTGGTGCTAATGATAGTTACAAGGTTGCTAATGTCTGGGAAGACAATAAATTCATGGAAATTAGTAATGAAGCATCTGAAAATACTATTGACAGAATTAGTCTCACCTCTGAACAG GAAATGGATCAAATTTCTCTGAAATCATTGACACTCAAGCAGAGATTCT GCAAAGTATGTGTTTCTTCAACTTATCCTTCTGAGGATAACAATACTATCAGTAAATTCAGAGATTTAGACAACACATCTGATCAAGAAGAGAACTCGGAACTTGAGGATTTTGAAAGTG ATGATTCAGAAGCTGAATATGAACAACAAGTCTTTGATTGTAGTAGTCAAGAAGATGAACCTCATGACCCATCTGATGCTATTGAGTCTGACTCTGATTCAGAGCCGATTACACAAACCATTGAAGATAAACATAAAGAGGCTAAATGTC ACAGAGATGGATATCCAATTTATAGGAGGAGGGATGATGGTCGTTTTATAGAGAAGAATGGTTTCAAGTGCGACAATACATATGTCGTCCCATACAACAGAAAACTTTCTCTAAAGTACCGAGCTCACATTAACGTGGAATGGTGTAACCAAACTGGATCGGTCAAGTACTTATTTAAGTATGTGCACAAAGGTCAAGATCGTGTTACTGTATCTGTTGAGGCAGGTCAAGAAGAGGATGAAACAGAGTATACCTCCGACGGTGTCAATATTAACTCATCCAAAAAAAAGGATGATGTTCAAGATTTCTTTGACTGCAG atatgttTCCGCATGTGAAGCTTTCTGGAGGACGAATCAGTATCCTATACACTATAGAGCAACACCTGTTGTCAAACTTACATTTCATGAGGAAGGAAAGCAACCTGTTTTCTACAAAGATGGCGACAAGCCAACTACCGTATTAAATCGCCCAACTCTTGATCACACGATGTTTACCGCTTGGTTTGAGTTGTGTCTAAGGGATGAGGAAGCAAGAAAGCTTACATATGAACAGATTCCAAATAAATACATCTAtgataaaaaggagaaagagttTCGTCCGAGAGGTAGAACTGGTTTCTCTATTGGGCGAATCAATTATGTGCCACATAATTTAGAAGATTCATACCATCTTCGAATTCTCATAAACAGCAAAAAAGGTCCTACCAGTTTCAACGACATTAAAACTGTCAAAGGTGTTCTTTATAAAACCTATAAAGAGGCATGCTTCGCTCTAGGTTTGCTAGATGATGACAAAGAGTATATTGAAGGCATAAAGGAAGCTAATTTTTGGTGTTCATCAAAGTTTTGTCGTAGACTTTTTGTGATAATGCTTATATCTGAAAGTTTAACTTCTCCTAAAACTGTATGGGAAGAAACATGGAAAATCCTTTCAGAAGatattgagagaaaagaaaaacagaggagacaACGTCCAG ACacggaaaaaaagaaattgctaCTAAGAGAGTTACAGAAGCTAATGAAAAGAAATGGATGTTCATTGCAAAAATACAAGCTTATGCCACACATATCTCTTGAAGATGTAACATTGCCTAATCAGTTGATACTGGATGAACTCAACTACAACCGTGAGGATTTAGCAAAGAAACATGATGGTTGGAAAAAGATGCTAAcagaagaacagaagaagatCTATGATGAGATAATGGAAGCTGTAATCAATGACAAAGgtggtgtattttttttatatggatttgGAGGAACAGGGAAAACATTTTTGTGGAAAGTATTGTCTGCAGCAATAAGATCAAACGGTCATATTGTTCTCAATTCGGCATCTAGCGGTATTGCCTCTCTACTACTGGAAGGAGGAAGAACAGCTCACTCTAGGTTTGCCCTTCCTTTAAATCCAAATGAAACTTCTACTTGCAACATGTCAAGGAGCTCAGAACTTGGTGCGTTGGTTAAAGAAGCAAAGTTAATCATATGGGATGAAGCTCCAATGATGAGTAAATACTGCTTTGAGACATTAGACAGAAGCTTGAAAGATATTATGAGGAGTAAAGAAGACAAATTGTTCGGAGGAAAAGTTGTCCTTtttggaggtgatttcagacaAATTCTTCCCGTTATTGTTGGCGCAGGAAGGGAAGCGATTGTCAATGCATCATTAAACTCTTCATACTTATGGAATCAGTGCAAAGTTTTAAGATTGACAAAGAATATGAGGTTGCTTCAAGACATTGGTAAACAAGAGGCCAGCGAGATAGAAGAGTTTTCTAAATGGATACTCGCAGTTGGAGAAGGAAAAATTAATGAGCCTAATGATGGTGTGTGTGAAATAGATATCCCACAAGAGTTACTTATTCCAGAGGGTTCCTCTCCGTTAGAGTCAATCATTGAAGCTGTTTACGGAAAGAACTTTGCCACTCAAAAAGATCCTAAATTTTTCCAAGAACGAGCTATTCTTTGCCCTACGAATGAAGATGTCAATTCTATCAATGATGTCATGTTATCAAGTCTAAACGGTTAG